The Desulfobotulus pelophilus genome segment ACTCATTTTTTCAAATGCTGCATCAGGGCAGAGGCGCTCCCGTTGAGTTTATCGGTGTGCTCAATTCACCCTTGGAGGCTTGTGCGGATGTTTCCGGACATGGGCTGACACCCCATGAAGAACTCTGGTCCAATCTGCTGGCACAGGCCGATGCTTTCGCTCTGGGTCGCAGAGAAGGAAGGCCTGAACAGCTTTGTCCCGGCAACAGACCCAGCAGCATTCTGACCCTCAGGGACCTGGATGCGAACCATATCGGCCGCCTTCTTGCCTATCTTGAAGCCCGGACAGTATATGTCGGATTGTTAAAAGATATCAACCCGTTTGATCAGTTCGGCGTAGAAAACGGAAAGACGCTGGCAGCCGATCTGCGTAAGCATTTTTCAGGTGAGGTCCCCTCCTCCGGGGAAAGGGTGGAGACCTACCTGAATGCCCTCAGACAGGGATTTTTCCGTGATCAGGAACCGAAACGATAAACAAGGCCTGCCCAGGTAAGGCCGGCTCCCAGAGCGGCCAGCAGAAGGGTATCCTTTTCCGGATTGAGTCGACCAAGCTCGATGGCTTCATCCATGGCAATGGGAATGCTTCCTGCGGTTGTGTTGCCGTAACGCATAATATTATGAAACATTTTTTCATCCGGCACATCAATGGCCCGCTGGTAAAACTGATTGATGCGAAGATTGGCCTGATGGGGAATGATAAGATCAATGTCGCTCAGGGTAAGACCGGCTTTGGCCAGAACTTCCTGCGTGACTTCCGGAAGGCGTTTAACGGCATGTTTGAATACGGTTTTTCCTTCCATGCTGGGATAGTGCCGCCCCTGTTCCAGCATTTCAACCGTAATGCGTTCTGTGTATCTTGATGCGGGAGCTTCCAGCATAAGGCTGGAGGCGTGCCTGCCCTGAGCATGCAGGGCGGTGGCCAGAATGCCGATTTCCTTATCCGTTTCTATGCCTTCCACGCAGGCAGCTCCGGCACCATCTCCAAAAAGAACCGCCACATCCCGGCCACGTGTTGTAATGTCAAGGCCTGAACTATGCACTTCCGCACCAACCACCAGCACACGTTTTGCCATACCGGCCTTGATATAGGCATCCGCTGTAGCCAGTCCATAGATGAAACCCGTACACTGCTGACGGATATCCAGTGCCGGTGTGGTCTCGAGCCCCAGTTTGTCCTGAAGAAGACAGCCTGATCCGGGAAAGAAAATATCCGGGCTTAAGGTGGCAAAGATAATAAGGTCAAGATCTTCGGCTTGCCAGCCAGCTCGGTTCAGTGCGATACGGGATGCCTCGAGACCCAGATCCGAAGCACCAACGCCCCCTTCTTCCGGAATCCAGTATCGTTGCTCAATGCCTGTGCGTTGCTGAATCCATTCGTCGGTTGTATCCATCAGGCGGGTAAGATCTTCGTTTGTTACAAGTCTGGGAGGAAGATAGCGGCCGGTACTTCGGATAAGACTGCGGATCATGGTATCTCCTTACGGTTCAGGTGATATGGTAGAAAATCTGGTGTGATTGTGCAGAATAAATGAAGACGCAGGCATGGGATGCTGCCGGAGAATCATTTTTGGCATGGCACCCGGAATGCAATCAGGACATATTCAGGCCATAAAATCAGGTGACAATTAATTTTCTGCCTGCAGTCTGGAATGGCCAGTATCCCGAAAGCCTGCACGGCAAGATAGCAAAAGCATTTTCAAATGAGAAGGAAAAGCTTGGCAGAAAAACCTGCCTTTCCCCTGAAATAGACATGTCGGTGCATGGCAAGAGGGGCTAGCCTGTGATAGGCTTGTATGATAGATGTTCATAAAGGGTTTGACTGCTGAAACTGAAAAGGGGGTAACATTGGAAGAAAAAGAAACCATGCAGGAACTTTCAGAATCACTCGTTGCCTATGCCACTCATAGTAAGGATATCCTTCCCTTCGTGGAAGCGCTTCCTGAAGAAAGTCGCATTGCCAGACCCACCATGG includes the following:
- a CDS encoding 3-oxoacyl-ACP synthase III family protein, whose amino-acid sequence is MIRSLIRSTGRYLPPRLVTNEDLTRLMDTTDEWIQQRTGIEQRYWIPEEGGVGASDLGLEASRIALNRAGWQAEDLDLIIFATLSPDIFFPGSGCLLQDKLGLETTPALDIRQQCTGFIYGLATADAYIKAGMAKRVLVVGAEVHSSGLDITTRGRDVAVLFGDGAGAACVEGIETDKEIGILATALHAQGRHASSLMLEAPASRYTERITVEMLEQGRHYPSMEGKTVFKHAVKRLPEVTQEVLAKAGLTLSDIDLIIPHQANLRINQFYQRAIDVPDEKMFHNIMRYGNTTAGSIPIAMDEAIELGRLNPEKDTLLLAALGAGLTWAGLVYRFGS